Part of the Bacteroidales bacterium genome is shown below.
CGGAATGTTCTGAGGCATCTTTAAAACGAGCTTGATTTCCTATCAATGTTTTATAATTTTTTCTTGCAATTGAAGGTAATAAAACAAACTGACGCAAATCAGAAGGTAATGAGTTTTTATTTTCTTCTTTTTGTTTTTTTCTTGAAATTCCGGCTCTTGAATGTGCTAAACGAGTTGTGATACGAATTAAAATAGGAGTATTAAACTTTTCAGACAGCTCAAAACCATCGTAAATCATATCATAAGCTTCCTGTTGATTTGAGGGTTCTAAAATAGGAATCAGAGCAAAGTCTGCAAAATATCGAGAATCTTGCTCGTTTTGTGATGAGTGCATTGAAGGATCGTCTGCAACAACAACTAATAATCCGCCGTTAACTCCGGTAATTGCAGAATTCATAAATGCATCTGCAGCAACATTAAGCCCGACATGTTTCATGCAAACCATCGCTCGTTTGCCTGCATAAGACATTCCGAGTGCAGACTCCATTGCTGTTTTTTCGTTTGTTGACCATTCGCTGTGAATGCCTTTTTCTTTTGCTTGTTTATTTTTTTGTATGTATTCCGTTATTTCTGTGGAAGGTGTTCCGGGATATGCATATACACCCGACAAACCGCCGTCAATTGCAGCTTGTGCTATTGCTTCATCTCCCAGTAAAAGTAATTTATCCATGAGATTTATTTTATATATATATTTGTACTTTCGCAAAAATAAGAATTAAGTTTTAATAAACAGAATGTTTAATAACTGAAAATAATTATGATTGATAAACTTCAATTTAGTGAATTAGGAATCATCAAATATGAAAATGCTTACGATATTCAAACGCAATTATTTAATAAAAAAATTGAAAATAAAAATAAGGGAATTAAAAATAATTCTGATATTATTATTTGTGAACACCCTCATGTTTATACAATCGGAAAAAACGGAAATGAAAATAATTTATTAATTGATGATGCTTTTTTGCAAAAAATCAATGCAACATATTATAAATCAAACAGAGGCGGAGATATTACTTATCACGGTCCCGGGCAATTAGTTGCATACCCCATACTTGACTTAGATATTTTAAATATGGGAACAAAAGACTATATTTTTGCTTTGGAATATATGATAATTGAAGTCTTAAAAGAATACGGAATTAAAGGTGAAGTAAGTAAAGGCAATATCGGTGTTTGGTTAGATACGGGAACTGCAAATGAACTAAAAATTTGTTCAATAGGTGTAAAAATCAGCAGAGGTATTACAATGCACGGCTTAGCATTAAATGTTAATACTGATTTATCATATTTTAATTATATTAACCCTTGCGGTTTTATTGAGAAAGGAGTTACTTCAATGAAAAAAGAATTAGGAAAAGAAGTTGATTTTAAATCAGTTTCAGACCTTATAATAAAAGAATTTAGCCAACGCTTTTAAACAACATATCGTTCAGATTTCTAAATTAAGACACCTCTTTTTTTTTATTTATGTAAATGATATGTAAAATTGTTAATTATATAAATAAAGTTAAATGCTATGCAAAAAGTAATTCTGTTTTTCATCTTGATAATTTCTTATAATTCTTACTCCCAGACACCTATTGATACTATTTGGACAAAAACAATGGGTGGCTCAGGTTCTGAACCGCCTAATTATTATCCGAGATTAAACCCTGTAATTGATATAACACCCGGAGGAGATATTTATTTTATAACATCTACATCTTCAAATGATTTATGGATAAACAATAATATAGGAGGACAAGATTGCTGGCTTGTTAAACTTAATGCAGACGGAGATACACTTATGACAAAAATATTCGGCGGCTCAGGTTTTGATGTTGCAAATTCTGTGGTTGCTTTGGATAACGGAGGATGTGCCGTTACAGGATATACATACTCTAATGACTATGATTTTACAGGCAACCATGATGCTGACGGAAGTTACCCCGACGGGTTTATTACTTGTTTTGATGCTGACGGAAATATCACTTGGAGCAAACTTTACGGTGGTTCAGGTAATCCGTTAGGAGGAACTGATACGTTTTTTAAGATAATTGTTAATAATTCGGGGAATATTGTTGTTGTAGGACAAACAAATTCAATTAACGGAGATTTAACCTTAGAATATGACAAATTTTATGTAGGTTGGTATCTTGAAGTAAACCCTGATAACGGAAATATTATTACATCAAAAAAAGTTGCAGGAGCAAATCATGACGAAAACAATGCAAATTATCTCAGTGATATTATAAAACTAAAAGACGGTACAGGATATATGACTTTCGGAATTCAATCATATCTTTTTAGTGATGTTTTTTTGCTTGCAAAACTTGGGTTGAATGCAGATACTTTATGGACAAGAGAATATGGTTGCAACAGCTACAACAAAGCAGCTGAAATAATTGAAACAAACACCGGAGACTTTTTATTTACCGGAACTATTGATTCTCAAACAGGAGATGTTACAAATTTTATAGGCGGCTATGATATTTGGCTTGTTAAAACAGACAGCGAAGGAATTCTAAAAAAACAAGCTACGTTCGGCGGTACAGACCATGAAGTTGTTTATGCTCTTTCTCCTGATAATAAAGGCAATTATTTCTTATCCGGACAAACACGAAGTACAGATATTGCAGGAGAGAATATAAATTACGGAATAACTGATTTTTTACTAATTAATTTTAATTCAAATCTTGATACGATATATACACACATTCCGGGGGGCAGTGATATAGATGCTCTGACTGATGTGCATGCATCTTCCGACGGAGATACAGTATATGTTATAGGAAGAACTTTCTCAAATGACTTTTTTATTCATGATAATAACGGAGAAATTGATGTATGGCTGTCTCAAATTAAATCAAAATCTTTAGAAACCGAGATAACTGATATTATTACAAATAATCCGTTTATATATCCGAACCCGACAAACGGAAAATTTAATGTTTCTAATTTACCGAACAAACCGCACCACATTATAATTAAAGATATTATAGGACGTATAGTTTATAGTAAAAATAATTATATTTCCGGTACCGAAATTGATATTTCAAGATTTAACAAGGGAGTGTATTTTGTTAGTTTTGATAAAAGCAATGCTAAAACGTTGAAAGTTATAGTTCATTAGAAATTGAAAGTTATTCAAAAGATATATTGATTACGCAATTATTTTAATTTTATCCAAAAAAGTAACAAAGGTTACAAAACAATTAAAAGATAATGCGTACCTTTGCATCATAATATTTTTTATAAAACAAACATTAAATACTATGAATCAATTAATTTGTCCCATATCGTCTCAACAGATTAACGAAAATGCAAGCAGAGTTACAGCCTCTGTCATTGCAATTCTTGTAATTTTATTCATTGTAACACAAAATGTATGGATACTTACTTTTGTCTTGTTTGACTTTTCATTCCGTATATTTAAAAAGGTAAAATTCAGCCCCGTTTCATGTTTCGTCAGGAGATTTTATAATTTAGCAAAGTTACCGACCAAACTTGTGGATAAAGCTCCGAAAGTTTTTGCAGCCCGTTTAGGCTTTTTAATGACAGTTGTTTCTTTCGGTTTATTTTTCTTTCTTCCGCTTACGGCAACAATTATTGCCGGAGTTTTGGCTGTATTTATTCTTGCAGATGCCCTTTTTAATTTTTGTATCGGTTGCATTATATATCATTATCTTATATTTCCCTTATATGATGATAACTCTAAAGAACCGCCGCCTGCAGAATGAAAATTGTCGGTCGTTTATTAATCTGAGGTTTCTGTTTTTTCCAGTCGATAATTGTTTTTGTTTTTATAAATTCGGTTTCAAGTGTAATATCCGTTGCAATGCAAAGTTGTGTGTTTTTCTTACAATTATTTAGAATATCATCCAGCATTTTCATATTCCTGAACGGAGTTTCCATAAAAATTTGTGATTGTTTTTCGGTTTTTGAACGATTTTCAAGAAATTGAATTTTTTTAACTCTTTCAGGCGGTTTAACCGGAAGATAACCGTTAAAAGCAAAATTTTGTCCGTTCAAACCGGAAGAAATAAGTGCAAGAAGAATCGAGGACGGTCCGACCAAAGGTATAACTTGTATGTTTTTTCGATGTGCAATTTTAACGATTTCAGCACCGGGATCGGCAATGCCGGGATTTCCGGCTTCTGAAATAATTCCTATATCATTTCCGGAAAAAGCAGGTTGAAGAAAACTTGAAATATCATTTGTTTTGGTGTGTTTATTTAATTCAAAAAACGTAATATCATCAATAACTTTATCTTTCGAAAGCTTTCTGATATATCTTCTTGCCGAACGAATATTTTCAACAATAAAAAAATTTAAGCTTTCAACAATCATTTTTATATTATTCGGAATAACGCTTTGCAAATCAGATTCTCCCAACGAGGTCGGGATTAGATATATTTTTGTTTTCATTTTACTTTCCTTTTTGAAGAACAACAACCTTATTTGAAAATTTTTTTGTTTTTGTTTTTACGTTTATAATTAACATTTCAGCAATTTTGCCGGCTAATTCAATTTTTATTATACTTTTTTTAAAGGCAGTTGTTTCAATGCTTTTTATTTCACCCGGTTTAAATTCTTTATTGAAAATTACTTTTCCCGACAAATCAGAGATTATTACTGTTGCATTTTCAATAATTTCATCATTTACTTCAATATAAAAATAATTGCTTGCGGGATTGGGAAATATCTTTATGTGCTCCTCTTTCTTTACCGGTTCAGAACTTCTTATTCCGGCTACCATAAAATCATCAATATTCCAGCCGCAATATTGTTCGGCATGATTTGTAGGACCCGTAACAAATTTTATAATTATTTTTTTACCGTCTGCAATTTCGGAAATATCAAATGTTTGACTTTTCCATTCCGAGTCTATAATTCTGGTATTAGAATTATCCCAAACAGTTGTCCAAACTGAATCTGCAAAAATATTTACGGAAGCATAATCAAGCGACCCTTTATCAGTCCCTAACCAACGTTCAAAACTTAACAAAGTATTTTTAAAATACCTGCAATCAATAACAGGCGACACAGCAAATTCAGCCTCAAAAATATTATTTTCATAATCTCCTTCGTGTTGTCCCTTTCCTGTTAAGTCTGTTCCTAAAACATATTCTCCGGATATTGCATATTCCGGATCCGGAAATCCTACTCCTCCGCCGATTCCTTTTGGTTTATTTATTTCAAATTCTCCTGTTAAATACCATGAATTATCATTCTCAAAATCATCTTTGAATATTGTTTCATAAATGAAGAAATTTATTTCGGCAGTATCATTTTGTTTGTATTCATCATTTGTTCCGTTAGGATTTTCAGTATAAACCTGTAAGTTATATTTGCCTGAAACTAAGTTAATTTCATCGAAAATAACATCAATAATTTCTCCGGAATTTAAGTTTCCGTTCCATTGTTTTGAAACAGGTGATTCGTTATCTAAAATATAAGTTATTTCAAATGATGTAAGCGGTAAGTTTCCTCTGTTTCTTATTTTAAAAGTCGGAATAATTCCGGTAACACCGAAATAATAACTTTCGGGAGAAATAATTCCGAGAATTTGAACATCATTATCTGCAACAGGCAAATTAGGGTCATAACCGTCAAAACCGGTAACTCCGGCATTTATCGGATCTAACCAATCTTTTAATCTTTTATCCGGACTGTTTCCATAATCCCATGAATAAGAGAATTTTCCGTACCAATCAGGCTCATCGAGATAATAACACGAAGCATAACCTCCGTGAAGTTGTCCTATAATTCTATGATTTTCATTAAAAAGCGGTGAGCCGGATGAGCCGGGTTCAGTAGTTGTTGCTCTGTCCCAAATTACTTTCCAATGAGAATCTTGAACTCCTTGGTTTGCCAAATAATAATCTGAAAAAGAAGGTTCATCATCAAAAGATACCTTTTTAATATCAGCTTTAGGGTGATGAATACATACAGAACTTGTTGACGGAACATCATTTGTCTCCCAACCGGCATAATAAACATCATAATAATAAGGCGGAACATCATTCATTTCAAAAAGGCAAAAGTCGGAAGTTGTATTTCGTGCAATCAGAACAGCACCAGACAAATCATTGTGTGAAGGAGAAAGTGTCGGATTATCACAGATTTCGCTTTCCCAATTAAACATAAAAACCAAATCTGCTGGGTCAGAGTAGCAATGATCTGCTGTCAAAATATACGGTGTGCCGTCTTCAGTTGTATTATTTACAAGTGTAGCAGAGCAAAAACCCGAACCTCCTGTTACTAACATACAGACTGAACTAACTTCATTTTGCCAATTATCAGCATCAGTGCATGCAACATTCATATTGCAATCTCCCGAACTGCCGAAACTTTTGCCGTAATCATTAACCGTTCTGAAACCGTGTGTAATTCTGTCAATAATTAATTTGCCGGGAAATTCTGCATCACTCGGTTCATAATATTCAAGGATGATATAATCTCCTTTCAATAAACCTGTTGCAAAAATTTCATTTGCTTGATTATTGGCATTTGTAAAGCCTCCTATTATGTTTGATTTATCTAAACTATAAATGTATAAATTTGCATCTTCGGGAAGCATATAATTACTGAATCTTAAATTGAGTGTTGTTGCATCTTCCGATTTTATTGCTAATCTGTATAATATTCCTTTCGGAAACATATCAATAACAGCTTGTTTTTTCACATCAATATTTACGTCAATATTTTTTCCGAATTGCCAAGGTCGGTCTTTTGTATCGTTTGCTTCTGCATCTTTAATTAATTCTCGGTTATCTTGCTTTTCTGATAAAATAGTCGGAATATCTTTACTGATATTTTTGTTTGAAAAGCTTAAAGGTTTTCCGCCTATGTTTATTTGGGCTTGTGCTTTTATTTGAAATAATGATAATATAACGGCAAATATGTAAAGGCTTTTTTTCATGAAGTTTTAAATCTCAAATTCCATAAATAATGATGAAGAAACTGTAAAAAGTAACGATTTTTTTAAAAATATATTTAAAATTTCTGAATTAGTTGAATTCAGTTTGTTATAAATTTCAAAATTAGTAATTTAGCATGATATTTCGAATTTAATAAAGAAAAAACTTTGAAAATTACATTTCTCGGTACGGGAACATCTCAGGGAGTACCTTTAATAGGTTGCAATTGTGACATTTGCAATTCAAAAGATATTAAAGATAAACGTTTGAGAAGTTCTGTTTTAATAAGTACCGAAGAAAAAAACATTTTAATTGATGCAGGTCCGGATTTCAGACAACAAATGCTTCGAGAAAATATAATAAAATTAAATGCAATATTATTAACACACGAACATAAAGATCATATAGGCGGA
Proteins encoded:
- a CDS encoding DUF4395 domain-containing protein; the encoded protein is MNQLICPISSQQINENASRVTASVIAILVILFIVTQNVWILTFVLFDFSFRIFKKVKFSPVSCFVRRFYNLAKLPTKLVDKAPKVFAARLGFLMTVVSFGLFFFLPLTATIIAGVLAVFILADALFNFCIGCIIYHYLIFPLYDDNSKEPPPAE
- the lipB gene encoding lipoyl(octanoyl) transferase LipB yields the protein MIDKLQFSELGIIKYENAYDIQTQLFNKKIENKNKGIKNNSDIIICEHPHVYTIGKNGNENNLLIDDAFLQKINATYYKSNRGGDITYHGPGQLVAYPILDLDILNMGTKDYIFALEYMIIEVLKEYGIKGEVSKGNIGVWLDTGTANELKICSIGVKISRGITMHGLALNVNTDLSYFNYINPCGFIEKGVTSMKKELGKEVDFKSVSDLIIKEFSQRF
- a CDS encoding SAM-dependent methyltransferase, whose protein sequence is MKTKIYLIPTSLGESDLQSVIPNNIKMIVESLNFFIVENIRSARRYIRKLSKDKVIDDITFFELNKHTKTNDISSFLQPAFSGNDIGIISEAGNPGIADPGAEIVKIAHRKNIQVIPLVGPSSILLALISSGLNGQNFAFNGYLPVKPPERVKKIQFLENRSKTEKQSQIFMETPFRNMKMLDDILNNCKKNTQLCIATDITLETEFIKTKTIIDWKKQKPQINKRPTIFILQAAVL
- a CDS encoding T9SS type A sorting domain-containing protein, whose amino-acid sequence is MQKVILFFILIISYNSYSQTPIDTIWTKTMGGSGSEPPNYYPRLNPVIDITPGGDIYFITSTSSNDLWINNNIGGQDCWLVKLNADGDTLMTKIFGGSGFDVANSVVALDNGGCAVTGYTYSNDYDFTGNHDADGSYPDGFITCFDADGNITWSKLYGGSGNPLGGTDTFFKIIVNNSGNIVVVGQTNSINGDLTLEYDKFYVGWYLEVNPDNGNIITSKKVAGANHDENNANYLSDIIKLKDGTGYMTFGIQSYLFSDVFLLAKLGLNADTLWTREYGCNSYNKAAEIIETNTGDFLFTGTIDSQTGDVTNFIGGYDIWLVKTDSEGILKKQATFGGTDHEVVYALSPDNKGNYFLSGQTRSTDIAGENINYGITDFLLINFNSNLDTIYTHIPGGSDIDALTDVHASSDGDTVYVIGRTFSNDFFIHDNNGEIDVWLSQIKSKSLETEITDIITNNPFIYPNPTNGKFNVSNLPNKPHHIIIKDIIGRIVYSKNNYISGTEIDISRFNKGVYFVSFDKSNAKTLKVIVH
- a CDS encoding T9SS type A sorting domain-containing protein, which translates into the protein MKKSLYIFAVILSLFQIKAQAQINIGGKPLSFSNKNISKDIPTILSEKQDNRELIKDAEANDTKDRPWQFGKNIDVNIDVKKQAVIDMFPKGILYRLAIKSEDATTLNLRFSNYMLPEDANLYIYSLDKSNIIGGFTNANNQANEIFATGLLKGDYIILEYYEPSDAEFPGKLIIDRITHGFRTVNDYGKSFGSSGDCNMNVACTDADNWQNEVSSVCMLVTGGSGFCSATLVNNTTEDGTPYILTADHCYSDPADLVFMFNWESEICDNPTLSPSHNDLSGAVLIARNTTSDFCLFEMNDVPPYYYDVYYAGWETNDVPSTSSVCIHHPKADIKKVSFDDEPSFSDYYLANQGVQDSHWKVIWDRATTTEPGSSGSPLFNENHRIIGQLHGGYASCYYLDEPDWYGKFSYSWDYGNSPDKRLKDWLDPINAGVTGFDGYDPNLPVADNDVQILGIISPESYYFGVTGIIPTFKIRNRGNLPLTSFEITYILDNESPVSKQWNGNLNSGEIIDVIFDEINLVSGKYNLQVYTENPNGTNDEYKQNDTAEINFFIYETIFKDDFENDNSWYLTGEFEINKPKGIGGGVGFPDPEYAISGEYVLGTDLTGKGQHEGDYENNIFEAEFAVSPVIDCRYFKNTLLSFERWLGTDKGSLDYASVNIFADSVWTTVWDNSNTRIIDSEWKSQTFDISEIADGKKIIIKFVTGPTNHAEQYCGWNIDDFMVAGIRSSEPVKKEEHIKIFPNPASNYFYIEVNDEIIENATVIISDLSGKVIFNKEFKPGEIKSIETTAFKKSIIKIELAGKIAEMLIINVKTKTKKFSNKVVVLQKGK